From Polaribacter haliotis:
GTATTTAAATATCTTTTTTGAGTTGAATAACGCTAGATTTTCAAACAACGAAGCTAAAGAAATTAGAAACCATTTATATAAAAATTTTGTAATCGATTCTTTTGATAAAAATTTAAAAGGCTTTTTCTATAATAACAACACGACTTTAAACTTAAATTTAAAAGAGTACGATATTGCTTTAAAATATAACGATACCTCTTATGTTATTTCTAAACAATACTTAGGAACAGAAGAAATTTTAAATGACCTATATAATTATAAAGAAATTTACGAAGGCAAAAAAGAATTAGAAATTGCCCTAAAATATGTAGATTCCATTCAAGCAATAGAAGATAAAATTAGAAAGGAAATACAAAATATTAGTACAGAAATTATAGATGAAAATATACTCTTTAATAAAACTAAAAAAAATATAGAAAGAAGTGTTATTAGTTATAAAATATATGTATCCATATTTTTTATCGCCCTTATTTTATTTTTATTTTTTTACATAATTCGAAACAAAAAACAAAAAGAAAAACTAAAAAAACTGAATTCGGAACTGATTTTAAAAAAGGGAGAATATAATAAAACACTTCAAAATAACATTCATTTTAAGAACGAAGTAAAAAGCCTACTCAAAGAAAAAAAGTTCGACGAGTTACAAAAAATGTATAAGAAATACGAACTGGAAGATTTAAATACAGAAGTACATCATAAATATTTAGTATCAGAAATAACACCCTCTTTTATCCAAAAAATAAATTCCTACAAGATACCTTTTAGCGATATCGAAAAACTCCTTTTATTTTATAGAAAAGAGAAACATACCTATAAAGAAATTTCTGTAATTACAAATAGAACACTAAGAAGTATACAAGGTTTATCTTATCGATTAAATAAAAAAATAAATTTAGAGCTAAACATCAGTTTAACGGATTTCATAGAAAAATTGTAGCAAAATAGAGGGTTGAGTACCTTTTTGAGTACTCTAAAGTAGAAAAAATATCAAACTAGAACATTAGATTTGTTCTTTAACCACTAATCAATAATCACATGAAAAAAATTACTTTTCAAAAAAACACAACTTTATTTGTTGTTTTTATTTTTCTTTTATCTGTTGTAAATTCATTTGCACAGAAGAAAGCAAAATTCAATTATGCAACTGCAGCAAAAAAAGAAAAAGCAAATTATTTTAGTATTGTTGCTCAAAAAAAACAAGAGTTAAAATCGTACGACTTATCTAATATAAACGATTTAAAAGAATACAAACATTTTAATAGATGGAAAGAATATTGGAGAATTAGAGTAAATGCAGATGGTACTTTCCCAAATGAAAACACCGCTTTTTTTAGTGCTGCTATTTTAACAAAGGATGGTAAAATAAAAACGTCTAAATATGCTGCAAAAAGCACTGCAGAACCTTGGAATAATATTGGAACAAACGATGTGCCAGATTCAAATGGATATCCAAATTTCCCACAAATGGGAAGATTAACTTCTTTCTTAAGAATAAGACATGCAACAGACCCAACAAAAGATGTACTTTTTGTAGGTGCACCAAATGGAGGAGTCTGGAAATCTACAGATGGTGGTGCAACTTGGACACCAAAACTAGATATGATTGCAGGAATTGGAGTTACAGATATTAAAACAGCTAGCACTACGAACATTAATAATTACACAACAAAACCAATTTATATTTCTACAGGAGATTGGGATGGAGATCATGTAAAATCAATAGGGGTTTTAAAATCTACAGATGGTGGAGAAACATTTGCTTCTACAGATTTAACTTATACATTAGAAAATCAAAAACTTTTAGGAGATTTAGTAGTTGTAGATGACAATACTGTTTTTGTGGGAACTGCAACAGGAATTAGTAAAACTACTGATGGTGGTTCTTCTTGGAATCAGGTTTTCGATGCACAAGGTGGAAACGCAAACATGGGTAGAGTTGCTGTTTCTGGCACTAAAATAATGTACACTGGTTATTTTGATACAGCCTATACAGCCGATTATACAGACGATAATAATTGGAATTTCGTAGATGGAAGCACTGGTAATTTCGACAAAAAGGCAGTTACAGTTGGAGAAGATGGTGAGTTTTACATCCAAGATATGAGTGGACAAATTATGCAATATGATGGAGCTACCAATAAATTTACAAATGTTGGTACTATACCAGCAGAATATAATTCGCAACAAGGTTACAACCAAGCTCTAATTGTAAGAAATAATTTTGTGCTTTCTGGTGAATTTAACGCTGGTCATTCCTCAGATAATGGTGCTAATTGGTATAGATCTTTAAATGGTTATTGGACAAATAGTAGCGATGATGGAAATTATATCCATTCCGATCATCACAGGTTAGGAAAGTTAGAAGAAGGTTCTTTAAAATTTTGGAGCGCAAATGATGGAGGTTTAAACTATATAACCTACTCCTCTAACACAGATCAAAAACCAACCATCGAATATAAAACAGCTAAAACAATTGTTACACAACACTTTTCTGTAGCTATAAACCCAGCTACAAATGGAGACGATTATGTTACAGGTAATCAAGATAACGATGGTTTCTCTAAAATAGGTGGAACTTGGTACGCTGTTGCATTAGGTGATGGTATAGAGAGTGCAATAAATTATAACAACCCAAGTATTAGATATGCAACCAACCAAAATGGATTATTAGTAAGGTCGGATGCTGGTTTTAAAAACGAATTAAATGGAGATTACACATTAAGCCCTGCAGGAATTTCTTTTAATCATTACATGGAATTGGATAGAACAAATCCAACGATACTTTACATGAATGCAGATAAAGGTGGTAAAGATAAAGACGACAACCCAAACCCAACAGGTATTTTTAAAATTACAGACAATGGTACAGAACTTACAAGTACCATGTTAGATGCTGGAAACCCAGCACATAAATTTAATACTCATGCTGCTTTAATACTAGCTATAAACGATAACAATATTATTAGAAAAATACCTACAGATGGTTCTACTCCAACCAGTTTAACTGGTGCTCAAAATTTGGGAACAGGAGTAAATATAGAATCTATAGATTTTAATGCTTCTAACCCTAACACTATGTATGTAACCACAAAAGGATATGTCGATGGTAAAAAAGTATACAAATCTACAGATGGTGGAGCTAATTTTACAAATATCTCTAATAACTTACCAAACGTAATTATTAACAAAATTCTATTAAAACAAGGAGAAACAAATGAGACATTATTTGTTGCTACAAATATTGGAGTTTACGTTACTACAAATGGAGGTACTTCTTGGGATAAATTAGGTGCAGGTTTACCAAATGTAGACGTAAAAGATATCGAAATTAATTATTCTTCAGATAGACTAGTTGCTGCAACTTTTGGTAGAGGTTTATGGGATGTAAATGTTGCAAATAGCACTTTAAGTTTAGAAAATAATTCTATTGATACTAGTTTAGAATTTAGTGTATATCCAAATCCAGTACAAAACAGCAATTTAAAAATTGCTATTAAAGAGGGCTTACAACCTTTAAAATTCGAAATTTATAATGTTGTTGGGGGTATAGTTAAAAAAGGAACTGTTTCTAATAACAAAGAAATAAATGTAGATCAATTAGCTAATAACGTGTATTTAATTCGCTTATATAATGCTGAATTTAATGCTATTAAAAAGTTTGTTTTAGCGAAATAATATGAAATATTTAAAACAAATACTTATCGTATTTTCTTTGATGTTATTTGGTTGTAGTTCCGCAATAAAAATAGCTGAGGCTCTAAAAACAAAGCACATTTCTGGTTTACGAAATGGAAAAGATTATATCGACTATACTCTTAAAATTAATGCTAAAAATAGATTTCAATTTAAAGAATTGAGTGTAAATGGAGCTATTATTAAAAAATCTTTATATGTTAAAAATCTAGCCACTGGATTAAGTTCAACAAAAATAAGCGATTCTTATGCAGAAGGTTCCTATATTTTCGGTTTTAGAATTTTTGATGTAGAAAATTTTAAGGATGAAGAAATTTTAACTTTTCAATATTTAATGAATAGCAAAGAATATTCAATTGAAACTCCAATTGATTTAAACCGCAAAATAGCAAACAATAAATAATTTCAAAAAAAAAGTAGAGGGGGAAATTCTACTCCTTACTATTTAATGTAAAAGTTAACTAGTAAGGTTTTTTTTTGCCTAAAACTTAAATAAAATAGCTTCTAATTTGCTTGGTTTCTTCAAAAAAACTACATTTACTAAGTATGGTTCAACAAATTACAAAAGGAATTAAAATTTCTGTAGCAACCGAGTATAATGGTACTAGTTTACGGAACACCAAACTGTATCATATTTTTGCGTACGAAATTACTATCGAGAATAGAAGCCCAAACACTGTAAAGCTTACAGATCGTTTTTGGAAAATTTACGACTCTTTAAATCCAATAGAAATTGTAAGTGGAGAAGGTGTTGTTGGCCAAACCCCCACCTTAAAACCAAATGATATTTACACCTATAATTCAGGATGTTTCTTAGAATCTAATATGGGTGCTATGAAAGGTTTTTACACGATGATTAACCTAGAAAATTACGACCAATTTAAAGTATTTATACCAACTTTTCAACTAACAACACCTGTTTTATCAAACTAACAAAATCTAAAAAGAAAGTCGCAAGAGTTAAAGATCCAGAATGTTTAAATTGTGGACATCCATTTAATGGACGGGAGAATTTTTGCCCAGAATGTGGACAAGCTAACAAAGGTAACAGCATTACTTTTAAAAGTTTTATACACGAAGTTTTTAATGGGTTTTTTAATTTTGACGCTAAATTTTGGCGTACTATAATACCTCTTTTAATTAGTCCTGGTAAAGTAACTAAAGATTATGTTGCAGGAAAAAGAGAACGCTATACAAATCCTTTTCGCTTTTACTTAACAGTTTCTATAATCTTCTTTTTAATTGTTGGGTTAGTAGAAACGAAACATAATTTCGACGAACTAACTAGCGATAACTCAGAAATTATAGATAGTTTAAAAAATGAAAAGAAAATTAAAAAACTAAGTCAACAAGAAATAGACTCTATAAAGAATATTGTAAATCAAAAAATGGAGGAATCTATTATTCCGATTCCTAAAAAAACTAGAGATAAAGTTTTAAAAGAAATTGACGAAGAAGCAAAAGAGTCTGAGACTAATAAAACTCCAAAAAAGAAGAAAGCAATTTCAAAAATTTCAGTTTTTGGTTTTGATTTGGGTAAAATGAAAAACTTTTACGAAGATCATAAAAAACTTAGTATAGACAGTTCTTTAGACAGTTTAGGTTTAGAGAAAAATTTTAAAAATCGATTTATATACCAAAGAGTAAAACGCCTACATAGTGTTTTTGAAGATGATGAAGAACAAGACAGATTTGGTAAAGAAATAATTTCATACGGCTCTGTTGCATTATTTATATTTCTGCCG
This genomic window contains:
- a CDS encoding T9SS type A sorting domain-containing protein, whose amino-acid sequence is MKKITFQKNTTLFVVFIFLLSVVNSFAQKKAKFNYATAAKKEKANYFSIVAQKKQELKSYDLSNINDLKEYKHFNRWKEYWRIRVNADGTFPNENTAFFSAAILTKDGKIKTSKYAAKSTAEPWNNIGTNDVPDSNGYPNFPQMGRLTSFLRIRHATDPTKDVLFVGAPNGGVWKSTDGGATWTPKLDMIAGIGVTDIKTASTTNINNYTTKPIYISTGDWDGDHVKSIGVLKSTDGGETFASTDLTYTLENQKLLGDLVVVDDNTVFVGTATGISKTTDGGSSWNQVFDAQGGNANMGRVAVSGTKIMYTGYFDTAYTADYTDDNNWNFVDGSTGNFDKKAVTVGEDGEFYIQDMSGQIMQYDGATNKFTNVGTIPAEYNSQQGYNQALIVRNNFVLSGEFNAGHSSDNGANWYRSLNGYWTNSSDDGNYIHSDHHRLGKLEEGSLKFWSANDGGLNYITYSSNTDQKPTIEYKTAKTIVTQHFSVAINPATNGDDYVTGNQDNDGFSKIGGTWYAVALGDGIESAINYNNPSIRYATNQNGLLVRSDAGFKNELNGDYTLSPAGISFNHYMELDRTNPTILYMNADKGGKDKDDNPNPTGIFKITDNGTELTSTMLDAGNPAHKFNTHAALILAINDNNIIRKIPTDGSTPTSLTGAQNLGTGVNIESIDFNASNPNTMYVTTKGYVDGKKVYKSTDGGANFTNISNNLPNVIINKILLKQGETNETLFVATNIGVYVTTNGGTSWDKLGAGLPNVDVKDIEINYSSDRLVAATFGRGLWDVNVANSTLSLENNSIDTSLEFSVYPNPVQNSNLKIAIKEGLQPLKFEIYNVVGGIVKKGTVSNNKEINVDQLANNVYLIRLYNAEFNAIKKFVLAK
- the apaG gene encoding Co2+/Mg2+ efflux protein ApaG, which encodes MVQQITKGIKISVATEYNGTSLRNTKLYHIFAYEITIENRSPNTVKLTDRFWKIYDSLNPIEIVSGEGVVGQTPTLKPNDIYTYNSGCFLESNMGAMKGFYTMINLENYDQFKVFIPTFQLTTPVLSN
- a CDS encoding tetratricopeptide repeat protein, which codes for MKIFYLYLYVFFIANPQINFKEYYKKATEDYKNSVINSPYYDKAIKACPNIEEYPKLLLYKGIDLFMLNKPVLAIKYLELARMHVKNDADKILITNNLALIYSEIGNYKKGNFYFKETLEKAIETKDTFFEEEVRFNMLLNDYDLIIPNPPITKFWDFYNKLPKKSKEKKFEYLNIFFELNNARFSNNEAKEIRNHLYKNFVIDSFDKNLKGFFYNNNTTLNLNLKEYDIALKYNDTSYVISKQYLGTEEILNDLYNYKEIYEGKKELEIALKYVDSIQAIEDKIRKEIQNISTEIIDENILFNKTKKNIERSVISYKIYVSIFFIALILFLFFYIIRNKKQKEKLKKLNSELILKKGEYNKTLQNNIHFKNEVKSLLKEKKFDELQKMYKKYELEDLNTEVHHKYLVSEITPSFIQKINSYKIPFSDIEKLLLFYRKEKHTYKEISVITNRTLRSIQGLSYRLNKKINLELNISLTDFIEKL